A single genomic interval of Persephonella atlantica harbors:
- a CDS encoding pentapeptide repeat-containing protein, with protein MEITKEQIEQMIKEGKSLKDIDLSFAELDGIDFSGQDLSGAVFTGAEIRNANFEGANLEGAFIADADLSGANFKNANLSRAILQRVNLRGANFENANMFKVQLMVCDASGANFTGADMRQSRLEKSRFRRAKMDRANISQSNLRATDFQEASFIETDFSYSDLRKSQLQKAWFENVKAEQVMVYGKKPWLEGTKAELDIEQIKAPNWDD; from the coding sequence ATGGAAATAACAAAAGAGCAGATAGAGCAGATGATAAAAGAAGGAAAATCACTAAAAGATATAGACCTTTCATTTGCAGAGCTTGATGGGATAGACTTTTCTGGACAGGATTTGTCTGGAGCTGTTTTTACCGGTGCGGAGATAAGAAATGCAAACTTTGAGGGAGCAAATTTAGAGGGGGCATTTATTGCTGATGCAGACCTTTCTGGAGCAAACTTTAAAAATGCAAATTTATCAAGAGCAATACTCCAGAGAGTAAACCTGAGGGGAGCAAACTTTGAAAATGCAAATATGTTTAAGGTTCAGTTAATGGTGTGTGATGCCTCTGGGGCAAATTTTACAGGGGCAGACATGAGACAGTCAAGATTAGAAAAAAGCAGGTTCAGAAGAGCAAAAATGGACAGAGCAAATATATCCCAATCAAATCTCAGAGCCACAGACTTTCAAGAAGCATCATTCATTGAGACTGATTTTAGCTACAGCGACCTGAGAAAATCCCAGCTTCAAAAAGCATGGTTTGAAAATGTAAAAGCAGAACAGGTAATGGTTTACGGTAAAAAGCCGTGGCTTGAAGGAACTAAAGCAGAGCTGGATATTGAACAGATAAAAGCTCCAAA
- a CDS encoding prepilin-type N-terminal cleavage/methylation domain-containing protein, whose amino-acid sequence MNKGFTLVELLIVIAILAILSSIALPFYLSYRQKAKVTSVALPYAEECSREIVNYCINLRPSSSTSFNLSALSLEDCQDKSLSLYNTDLDISGSFVCEPDGEVSSGTVNASLSDISSFSAVCVINSEGIKCSVSR is encoded by the coding sequence ATGAACAAGGGCTTTACCCTCGTAGAACTTCTTATTGTTATTGCTATACTTGCTATTCTTTCTTCTATTGCTCTGCCTTTTTATCTGTCTTACAGGCAGAAAGCAAAAGTTACCTCTGTTGCTCTGCCTTATGCAGAGGAGTGTTCAAGGGAGATTGTTAATTACTGTATTAATCTTAGACCTTCCAGTTCTACCTCTTTTAATCTATCTGCTTTGAGTTTAGAAGACTGTCAGGATAAAAGCCTCTCTCTGTATAATACAGATTTGGACATTTCTGGTAGTTTTGTGTGCGAACCAGATGGAGAGGTTTCATCTGGAACGGTTAATGCTTCTCTTTCAGATATCAGCAGTTTTTCGGCAGTATGTGTGATAAACTCTGAAGGGATAAAATGCTCAGTTTCCAGATAG
- a CDS encoding prepilin-type N-terminal cleavage/methylation domain-containing protein has protein sequence MRKNGFSILELLITLVIVSLIMSAAYYTYTEIFRGMKEESESVELQMEKVIGTELIRLDAEHLGYGVGYDSTDKIVEWNGSELTIRSTLNNTRQETFGWVLCADGTMVADERKDPTNNNIVYISTITGTYSSVVNDGSCPLAGVHVGFPFVTEATACSVGGTNTCNTIKYRLSGSNLPAHCNPNTKNLLRVVNNDAGDPLISCVADFKVSFELDTDKDGQIDCVTTSSSCSLPTSNSELSKQVKRVNLYILMQEGGLNKNYTYPGSNPTIDGITLNLPANYLHYRWKVIKISVKPMGLFGGVEFTLGK, from the coding sequence TGAGAAAAAATGGATTTTCTATACTTGAATTGCTGATAACCCTGGTTATCGTCAGCCTAATAATGAGTGCTGCATATTATACATACACAGAAATTTTCAGGGGAATGAAAGAAGAGTCTGAATCTGTTGAACTTCAAATGGAAAAAGTAATAGGAACGGAGCTGATTAGACTTGACGCAGAGCATTTAGGATACGGTGTAGGATATGACTCTACTGACAAAATTGTTGAATGGAACGGCTCTGAGCTAACAATAAGGTCTACACTGAACAACACCAGACAGGAGACCTTTGGATGGGTTTTATGTGCTGACGGAACAATGGTTGCAGATGAGAGAAAAGACCCTACAAACAACAATATCGTATATATAAGCACAATAACTGGCACATACTCTTCAGTTGTTAACGATGGTTCGTGTCCATTAGCAGGAGTTCATGTGGGATTTCCTTTTGTTACAGAGGCAACTGCCTGCAGTGTTGGGGGAACAAATACATGTAATACAATAAAATACAGGCTGTCAGGCTCAAACTTACCTGCACACTGCAACCCCAATACAAAAAATCTGCTGAGAGTGGTAAATAACGATGCTGGAGACCCTTTAATTTCCTGTGTTGCTGATTTTAAAGTAAGCTTTGAACTTGACACAGATAAAGACGGACAGATTGACTGTGTTACAACAAGTTCCTCCTGCAGCCTGCCAACGAGCAACTCAGAGCTCTCAAAACAGGTAAAAAGAGTTAATCTGTACATTCTTATGCAGGAAGGAGGCCTGAACAAAAATTACACCTATCCCGGAAGTAATCCAACAATAGACGGAATAACTCTTAATTTACCTGCCAATTACTTGCACTACAGATGGAAAGTAATAAAAATATCAGTAAAACCGATGGGACTGTTTGGAGGAGTGGAATTTACATTAGGAAAATAG
- a CDS encoding STT3 domain-containing protein, with protein sequence MKRRVFFEWGFVVVVYLFYVWVHFRNLKFFDKDNVFSSYDGYWYGRLAKNIFEGLYTGIDYLTNVPDYAYIPVTPMISLMAAYLSKVLNIPIEQIFLYMPVLLGGLFIIPMYLWIRKYLPFFVFVGGALIGLFNTIYYYRTGVGRFDTDSLILFFIFLIFIFLTEAIKNKEKSYLNLIIAGILFNLFMWWYYKPVLLLFFVSSLFLGLLAEKYQIKDIAKKVLFFLVIISPFYLKPALYSVFHYLYGYILKQPSGIIPFSITGSIQELQPVSFDLFVYYLTDNIGVVLIGFIGLVLLLIFHFRVMIVALPFIVLGLLSFKAGSRFLMYFAPFLGMGVGYFVFVMNRYLNERMIKTGLLKIVLSVSMLVFLIFVSVNSNIVDTKVKPIFTDRLYETLGRVPIEKDSYVWTWWDYGNLIEYRLGLGTFIDNHSFNQIKIYFYAHSMLLSDSTKAKNMISFLTNNLYKNYGLNIKTAEDSQKLKDRAINYNAFPQKRVYVFTFPVDIHKDIIFKIGAWGNKDYQTFSLKRAFFKCIEEKDVYNCGRYKFDKRFVLFYPDDENFYKSNPYREVRFVEIKPYEKNYYSVLYSSSNPKKNLFMEFIKYKGEMYLLMMDYRFKDSLFHRMMIFDKDLKDFEPVYVDFPLITVYSVK encoded by the coding sequence TTGAAAAGAAGAGTTTTTTTTGAATGGGGTTTTGTTGTAGTAGTATATCTATTTTATGTATGGGTTCATTTTAGGAATTTAAAATTTTTTGATAAAGATAATGTTTTTTCCAGTTATGACGGATACTGGTATGGAAGACTTGCAAAAAATATATTTGAAGGTCTGTATACTGGAATTGATTATCTAACGAATGTTCCTGATTATGCTTACATTCCTGTAACTCCTATGATTTCTCTTATGGCAGCTTATCTATCTAAAGTGTTAAACATTCCTATAGAACAGATTTTCCTATATATGCCTGTTTTGTTAGGAGGGCTTTTTATCATTCCTATGTATCTGTGGATAAGGAAATATTTACCTTTTTTTGTATTTGTTGGAGGAGCTTTAATAGGTCTTTTCAATACTATTTATTACTACAGAACAGGAGTCGGTCGTTTTGATACGGATAGTCTGATACTGTTCTTTATTTTTCTTATCTTTATATTTTTAACTGAGGCAATAAAAAATAAAGAAAAGTCATATCTAAATCTTATCATTGCAGGAATTTTATTTAATCTCTTTATGTGGTGGTATTACAAACCTGTCTTACTGTTATTTTTTGTTTCATCGCTTTTTTTAGGATTACTTGCTGAAAAATACCAGATTAAGGATATTGCTAAAAAAGTTTTGTTTTTCTTAGTAATCATTTCTCCTTTTTATCTAAAACCTGCTTTGTATTCAGTTTTCCACTATTTGTATGGATATATATTAAAACAGCCGTCAGGTATTATTCCTTTTAGCATCACCGGGAGTATACAGGAACTGCAGCCGGTTAGTTTTGACCTGTTTGTTTACTATCTGACAGATAATATAGGGGTGGTGTTGATTGGTTTTATAGGTCTTGTTTTGCTGTTAATCTTTCATTTTAGAGTAATGATTGTAGCTTTACCTTTTATAGTTTTGGGTTTACTTTCTTTCAAGGCTGGAAGTAGATTTTTGATGTATTTTGCTCCTTTTTTAGGGATGGGGGTTGGTTATTTTGTATTTGTTATGAACAGGTATCTCAATGAAAGGATGATAAAAACAGGTTTATTAAAGATAGTGCTGTCAGTTAGTATGCTTGTTTTTCTAATTTTTGTTTCAGTGAATTCAAACATAGTTGATACAAAAGTAAAACCTATTTTTACTGATAGACTCTATGAAACTTTAGGCAGAGTTCCTATAGAGAAAGATTCTTATGTGTGGACTTGGTGGGATTATGGAAATTTGATTGAGTATAGATTAGGACTTGGGACATTTATTGATAATCATTCTTTTAATCAGATTAAAATATACTTTTATGCTCATTCCATGCTGTTGTCTGATTCTACAAAAGCTAAAAATATGATTTCTTTCCTGACTAATAATCTTTATAAAAACTATGGACTAAACATTAAAACTGCGGAAGATTCCCAGAAGTTAAAAGATAGAGCAATAAATTACAATGCTTTTCCTCAAAAAAGGGTGTATGTTTTTACTTTCCCTGTTGATATTCATAAAGATATTATTTTTAAGATAGGAGCTTGGGGTAATAAAGATTATCAGACATTTTCATTAAAAAGAGCATTTTTTAAATGTATTGAGGAAAAAGACGTTTACAACTGTGGTAGATATAAATTTGACAAGAGATTTGTTTTGTTTTATCCAGACGATGAGAATTTTTATAAGAGTAATCCATACAGGGAAGTCAGGTTCGTTGAGATAAAACCTTATGAAAAAAATTACTACAGTGTTCTTTACAGCTCAAGTAATCCGAAAAAAAACCTTTTTATGGAGTTTATAAAGTATAAGGGTGAGATGTATCTATTAATGATGGATTACAGGTTCAAAGATTCCTTGTTTCACAGAATGATGATTTTTGATAAAGATTTAAAAGATTTTGAGCCTGTATATGTAGACTTTCCACTGATTACTGTGTACAGTGTAAAGTGA
- a CDS encoding prepilin-type N-terminal cleavage/methylation domain-containing protein: protein MKTLEELKEKRKKEGGFTLIELLIVIAIIAILASIAIPQYMKYQRKAKVSSYAEPVARGCAMDIISYCVENPGQNVNTTSLANCANTTVTTPGGTVTLTPPTGASCGNDGNIAADTDVTATLSGVTDYTAKCTITQNGLKCTIE from the coding sequence ATGAAGACATTAGAAGAACTAAAAGAAAAACGCAAGAAAGAAGGGGGTTTCACACTGATTGAGCTCCTGATTGTTATTGCGATTATTGCTATCCTGGCGTCTATTGCTATTCCACAGTACATGAAGTATCAGAGAAAGGCGAAGGTTTCCTCTTATGCTGAACCTGTGGCAAGGGGTTGCGCTATGGATATTATAAGCTATTGTGTAGAAAATCCTGGCCAAAATGTAAACACAACTAGTCTGGCTAACTGTGCAAACACTACTGTTACTACACCAGGAGGTACTGTTACTTTAACCCCACCAACTGGTGCATCATGCGGTAATGACGGAAATATTGCAGCAGATACAGATGTAACAGCAACACTTAGTGGTGTTACAGATTATACGGCAAAATGTACTATCACTCAAAATGGTCTTAAGTGTACTATAGAATAA